The following DNA comes from Spartobacteria bacterium.
ACTGCGTGTACAACCATTTCGTTATGGTCGGTAATATGCACAAGTCATCCGCGTATGTGAAGAGAAAAATCAAAATAAAATATGTGTAAGATATACGTAATAAAAGTGATATGAAATATGTAGGAATCTGCTTTGTCTCTGTGTAGGAGTATTTTGCAGGGTGTATAAAGGATTCCCCTAATAACAAATAAGGCAAAAATATAATAAAGTGACAGAAACTTAATAAACTTATTATTGATTCCCCGGACGGGTTGTGTATCATGAAGAATTTTCACTTCTGCAAGAGCGGGGTCGGTTGTCGTTGTTTTTGATTTTGTGGATATTTGACAAGCAGGAGTGTCCGTGACATAAACTCATCTACATATGCAAGACGATAAAAAAAAGGTAACGGACTCACGGGACGCTGACGATGCAGTGCTTTGGGATGCGTATTGGCAGAATACGGATGATGGGCGCACACTGACGGCGTTACTGGAATCGCACATGCCGCTGGTTTATCATGTTCTGGAACGGGTCTCCATCAGTTTGCCGCCGCATGTGGCCATTGAAGATTTGTTGCAGTCTGCTACGCTTGGATTGTACCATGCGATTACGCGATTTGATCCGAAAATGGGAAATCGATTTGCGTCTTTTGCCTATCCGCGTATTCGGGGTGCGATTCTGGACGAGTTGCGGCAGATGGATTTTTTGAGCCGGTCGACACGTAGTCAGCTCAAAAAAGTGGAGGACACCATTCGTGAATGGGCACAGGAGCATGGGGATTCCCCTGATGAAGATGATATTGCTTCAGAACTGGGAATGCGGCCTGAATATGTGTCGACGTTGCTTTCACGCTCTCAGCCATGGTTGTCGCTAGATAGTGTTATTGCGGGAGGCGATGGCGATCTGACTTTGCAGGATGTGCTGGCGGATACGGTAAACAGGACGCCGGATCAGGAGGCGGTAACGCAGGATTTGATTCAGCAGATGCGCAAGGCTTTTATGACGTTACCGGCCAGGGAGCAGAAGATTTTGTATCTATATTATTACGAAGAACTCCGCCTTAGTGAAATTGCGGTCTTGTATGAACTGACGGAAGCACGCATCTGTCAGCTGCATGCGTTGGCGGTGGCGAAACTGAAGGTTGCGCTGAAACTGGATTAATTCGAGGGCTGTGGTTATGGATGAATTCGATCCGATTACAACCAATCCATATTACGATGGCGGTGTTTACTACAAGGTGAAGCTGGATCCCGATGAATATGGTGGCGGTGCCGATTTTTTTCAGCGTGAAGGGCGCAGGAAGAAAAAGGACGGGGATGAGGACGAAGAAGCGGGGAATGACGAGTCCAAAGAGGATGAAAATCCTATTCCCAGCACGCATCCGGATATTCATGATGAAGTGCAGCTGAGTAAAAAGGGGAAGGAAGTTTTAAAGGTCGATGAAGAATCGCCTGTGCATATAGCCAGTAATCAGCACCCCCCAAAACCGCCGCCGCATGTATCATTTAAGGCGTGAGACGGATTCTATTTAGTAAACATGTTTTTCAGGGACGGCAGTAATTCGCTGCGAGTGGCGGCGAAAGCGACGGGAGAAACGGAAACATAGCCGTTATCGACAGCCCAGAGGTCGTTTTCTTCCCGGGAGTCGAGCGATTGGATTTTTCCGTCCATCCAGAAGTAGGTATTACCCCTTGGATCTTTTCGTTTATGGAAGAGCTGCTCGAATCGGGATCGGGCAATGGGGACGGTTTTGAAGCCTTTTATTTTTGTTGTGTTGGGGATATTTACGTTGATCAGCGTGTTTGTCGGCCAGTCATTTTTTGTTTTTAGGTAGCGGGTTATAAATTCCTCGACGATGGAACCGGCCGTTTTCCATAGGGGATTGGCAAATGTGCAGAGAGAAAAGGCGATGCCGGGAATTCCCTGAATAGCGGCTTCAGCGGCGGCAGATACGGTGCCGGAATAAGCAACACTGACACCGGTATTGGCTCCTAGGTTTATTCCGCTGAGAACGAGGTCGGGGCGAATATCAAGGAGTCCGCCGCAGGCCAGTTTCACGCAGTCAGCAGGTGTTCCACTGGTGGCGTAACCAGAAAACAGGGGGAGCTTGACAGGCTTTGCTTTGATCGGATCAGATATTGTAATGCCATGGCCGGTGGCCGAGCGTTCGCTGTCGGGAGCGACCACAAAAACCTGACCAAATTTACTGGCTGCCTGATAAAGAGTTTCAATCCCGGGGGAATAAATGCCATCGTCGTTGGAAATTAGTATATTCATGTGGACAATAAACGGGTTGAAACACAAAATTGCAAGAATAAGTATGTTTATGTCGAGAGATATGGAGCGGTGCCGTGGCGGACAGATATGATTGTAAAGAAATGGAAGTGAAGGAGGACGCGTGTTTGCAGACGTGGGGGCGCATCGTCTTCTATATGGTGATTTTGCTCACAATAGCGGGTGTTACGGCCATGGCTTTGTGGATGGGAAATATCAACCAAGATGAGGGGTGGTATTTGTATGCCGCGCGGAATGTGGCCCGAGGGCAGATGCTGTATGGTGATTTTGCTTATACGCAGGGGCCTGTGCTGCCGCTGTTTTATTCCGTGCTGTATCGATGGGGTGGTCAGAGCGGGTTGCTGGGCGGGCGATTGTTGACTGCGGGACTGGGACTGGTCGCGATCTTTTTTTATGCGGGGTCGGCGTATAATCTGTCGTCGGGTCGCCGTAATCGTCATGTTGGGGTATGGTTGGTTTTGTTGTTATGCGGGGTTAATTTATATCAGGCGTACTACTTTTCGGTTGTAAAAACCTACGCCTTGACGTCTATGTTTATGGGAGCGGGGGTGTTTTTTTTGACATTACCCGGAGTCCGGATGCGAAATGCGTTTATTGCAGGCATCTGTATGGCACTGGCGGGGGCGACGCGTATTTCATCGCTGGCTGTGGGGGGGGTGATCGGATTATGTCTTATGTGGCACTACCGGAAAAATGCCGTTGTCTGGATGACTTATGCGTTCGGTGCGATCTTAGGACTGGGAGTACTGTTTGCTCCCTATGTATGGCGTTGTCCCGAAAATCTTTTCTTTGGACTGTGGGAATACCATCAGTTACGTACGCCCCCGGATTTAGGTCAGACCCTCATATTAAAAGCCGGTAGTATTTCGCGATTGGTACAAGTCTATTTCATGGCATGTTGCTTATGTTTGGGGGGGATCGGCTTTTTGTTCATGAAGCGGGTCTGTCGGAATGAGAAGGATTTTATTTCATCCAAAAAACGATGCATATTTCCTGTTTATTCGTTGTGGCTGGGTGCACTGGCTGGTGCGCTGCTGCATTGGTCAGCACCGTATCCGTATGATGATTATCAGGTTATTGTTTATCCTGTTTTTGTTTTGGCACTGGCCCTGTTGATTCATGGACTGATTGATATGCGGGGTGCTAACGTCTTGTGGACTGTGGGAGTGCTGTGGGTTTGCTGCATTGCTTTTGTCGGTTCATCGCCTCTGTTACAGGAATGGATGGTTCGCGGTCGTGAGGGCATATGGTGGCGTACGAAGCCGGTGCCGGATTTGGTGCAGTTGCGTAGTGAGGCTTTGTCCATCAGTGACGCAATTCCGGCCGATGATCAGAAGCTGCTGTTAACCCAGGATATTTATTTGGCTATTGAAGCTGGGCTTGATGTTCCTCGGGGTCTGGAGCTTGGACCTTTTTCATTTTATCCGGATTGGTCCAGGCAGCAGGCAGAGTCGATGCATGTGGTGAATGCAGATATGATGCGGGAACTGATTGAAACATGTGCGGCACCTATGGCGGCTGTGAGCGGATATACTTTTACCATGGCTTCGCCTGAAGTGGTGCCGGTATCGGCGAATGTAGCACAGCAGCTGGATGAAGCATTGACCAATTCGTATGTTTTACAGGATATCGTGGATCATTTCGGGCAGGGGTCGACCCGTTTGAAAATCTATCGTCGTGTTGGAAATAAACAGGAGGAAAGCCATGTCATTTCAGGTTCAGCCAATGGGTATTACTGATGTTGTTTTTTGCAGGGAGCAGGCCGCGAGAGAAGGGTGGAATCCGGGGCTTTACGATATGGAAGTCTTTTATAAGACTGATCCTGACGGCTGGTTCAAGGCGGTCGATGATCGGGGGCAGATCATGGGATGCATCTCTGCTGTGGCGTATGATGAGACCTTTGGGTTTATTGGTTTTTTTGTCGTGCTGCCGATGTATAGAGGCGGACGAGTGGGGATAGAACTGGGACGTCGTGCGCTTGAGTATCTGGGTGATCGCATAATCGGACAGGACGGCGTGTTTGCAAAAGTGGCTAATTATGAAACGTGGGGTTTTATCTACTGTTACCGCAATTTGCGCTACGAATGGCAAAGCGATTGCGGCTTGTTTGCCCGGTCAAATATACAGACGGCGGCCTACGATGTATCCATGCAGTCTGCTGTCCTTGAGTATGATCGGCTTCTTTTTCCATGTTCACGTGCTGGATTTCTCACTGAGTGGCTGGCGATGAAGGGTGCTTTAGTTCGGACTGCGTGGATTGGTTCGCAGCTTGTAGGATATGGACTGCGCCGCCCATGCGTTGCCGGATATAAAATTGGCCCTCTGTTTTCAGATACGCAGGATATTGCCATGTCGCTGTTTGCGTCGCTTGTCGATGCCGTGCCGGCATGTACACCTGTTTATCTAGATGTGCCTGAAAAAAACGCTTCAGCGATTGCGATGGTCGGCTCACTAGGAATGCGTCAGTGTTTCGGTACCGCCCGCATGTATAAAAATGGCATTCCTGAACTCGATATACCACGCATATTCGGCGTGACCAGCTTCGAGCTGGGATAGCGTATCCCGTTTAGAGGTAATCTGTAAAATCCGCATCGCATGCGTCAAATCGATTATTCCAGAAGCAATAAGAACCAACTGGTTACCGGTTTTGCTTCTGACGTGGGTGACGGTGTCGCAGTCGGTCCAGGTGTGGGCGTCGCAGTCGGTCCAGGAGTGGGTGCGGCGGCTTCCTGGGTAAATTCAATGACTTTATTGCCCACGATAATCGTTCCAGGCCGTGAATTCGTTGTGTAATTTTGGGGAATAGAGAATTGGAGCGCACTATTGCCCAGTCCACTGGGTGTGCCGTCCCAGGATAATGGCGCAAACGTAGAATATGCCGTCCAGAACTGTGCGGGTGGCGCAATGACGGATATGTTTGTTGATCCACCCGCAGAAGGAATCGTTACATTCGTCGGCGATGCAGAGAAACCCGCAAAGGCATAATCACTGTAGGTGATCAGCGAGAAATCAAAGTGTTCGGCGACCTGCTGTCCATTGGTTGTGGTAAACTCGACGGAAACATATGGATGCGTTTTTTCTGTACGGGACGTCATGGCACCTGTTAGATCCAGCGAGAGGGTGGTTGACCCGACGCTGACGACACCCGTGAGACCTGAAGGTAAATTCGTAACACTCCAGTCGATGATGCCGAACTCGGGAATTGTCCCGTTGGTGAGGGTCATTACCAATGTATTGGTGAATGTCCCATTGCACAGCGGACTTTCATAAAACGCATTGCCGCTAATCGACAGCATGGGCTTGACGGTGTCAAATTGAATCCACCAGTTGTCAACCGTTGCGTTACTGATTTGTTCATTTTTATAGACGACGAGCGACCAGGTACCGGTAGCGGGAAGTCCGCGAAATGCATCCAGAGAGTCTGCAGGCAGATAACTGCCACGGTAAGGCGCACTGATCTTTCCGTTTGTGATGGACAGAAACGCCTGCGGATCAAACGTGGTGTTGTCCAATTCCTCCCCTTGCACGATGTTTACGTCAAACAATTGCTTTTCAACGCTTTCATCGGGACTGCGGAGTATGGCCTCGCAACCCGCCATATCATCGGCACTCATGCTGAGTCCCACCCGAATGTTTTGAATCATGCCGGTGGTTTGGGTGATGGTTTGTTGCAACGTGTTGTAGCCATTGGTCAACACCGTTTCGCTGGTGTTTACGTTCAAACGTTCACCCATGAGACGACACACAAAGGGGGAATTGTTGGATGCATTGTGGTAGATGTATAAGTGACTCTCACTTACATCGGATGATGTTAGCGGGGTATAGGTGACGTCGAAGGATTGGCTTTCGCCTGCTGTCAGCGTTGCTGTCGAGGCCCAGCTGGAGGGGAAGGTAAACGCGGATGAGCCATATAACTTGGGCATCTGCACGACCAGATCGGTCGAACCCTCATTATAAACGGAAAAAGTGATGGTTGTGGCCGAGCCGGCGGTAAGGAACGGGAGTTTTGTATCCATGGCATTGATGTGCTCATTTCCGGGGCCCAGCAGATTAAATACCGGGGTAGCAGACTGAACCCGGGCGCCCGTCAGAGCCAATGCATAATTCTGAGTACTGCTGAAGGAGCCTTTGTGAGTAACCACCAGTTTCCATGTTCCGGCTTCGGAAGGACTGGAGACGTTAATCTGTTCTACATTATCACGGAAATTATCCGCGGTGCCTGCATAATTAGTTGGGTTGGAGGGATCAAGTACATAGGGCTTGTACAGGGTTTCGTTAGGTGAATAAAGCCGTATATCCAGATCGTTAACCAATACAGAATTGGTATTCCGTTCAAAATTGTCATGTGCGATGCCGGCGGGATCTACCCAAGCCATCGTGGCTTTGATCGGGCCGAAGCCGGAATAGGTAAATGAGTACGTGTTTGATGCCGTGCTGTCTGATTCTATGGTGTCGTTGGTTAGAATGAGCGTGGACGGATGATCGTATTGAATTTGCAGCATATGGGCCGCTGCAGCCGCATTCATTAAGCCCCATCCCGTGCGATAATCTGGTCCGGGTGCATCTACATCATCGCATGTATGAAGAATTAGCGTCTTGAGTTTGTCGGACAGCATATACATGCCGTAAAGGTCGTAATGCATCTGCTGCAGCAGAGCCGCTGCGCCGCAGGCGGCGGGTGTGGCCATACTTGTTCCGCTCATGGTTTCATAAGCATTGGTGGAGGCAATTCCCACCGACAGCATATCGACGCCGTCAGCCACGAGATCCGGCTTGATGCGCCCGTCATCGGTAGGACCCCAGTCGCTGAACGTGGACATGCCGGATTGACTGATCACGCGCATTTCGTCGACGACCGCCGCATCCACCGCGCCCACCGACATACAATTTTTCGCCACGGCACCGCCATTGACGGTGCCCATGCCTTCGAACCACCAGTCATTGCCCAGCGGAGCTGTTGCTTCGTTATAAATGGTTTGCGTGTACGTTTCCTGGTCGGACGTCCGATAATACGTGTCACCATCGGTCAGGCCCATGCTGCTGGCAGAATCCGTGCGGGAATTTCCTGTAGCAAAGAAGGGCAGGTAGAACGGGGCACTGGCTACAATCTGGTCGACGTTACTGGCATCGTCTGCATACATCGCGAAAGTAAACTGATTGGTATCATCCGGCCCCGTCCAATCCACGCGACCTTCAGATGAATTGTATGCCCAGCCGAAATCCGGTCCATAAGAATGATTGGACACATAAAGATTGGTTCGTGAGTCATTTGATTTTGCGGCATATTGCGCCATGAGTTCTTCGTCACTCTGCATATTAAAGGCCCAGACCACGACTACCGGAGCCATACCCTGTGCCGCACTGTTTACTCCGGCCGCCGCAATGGTTCCGGCAACGTGCGTGGCATGATCGTCGTAACTCGTGGTAAAGGTGCCTTTGTTATCCACTCTGCTGATTCCGTCTTTCATAAACTCCACGTGATCGCCGCGGACGCGACCACCATCCCATACGCCGACCAGCATGCCGGCCCCCCGTTGATGCTGGAAGGGGAAGTTGTTATTAACGGGACGTGTCGCCAGTGTGATTCCGGCATTGATATTGCGGGTGGCAGAGGTGTCATCCTGAATCAACAAAACGGAGCTGTTCGCAGCATGTGCAATGGACAGGCTCGTCATAACGAGGCCGAGTATGCATAAACGATGCATGCTGTTTTTGGTGAGTACTTTGGGTGATAGGGATGATGTCATTGCTGTTCTCCTGTAAAAATCATCGAGTAGCAAATGATTATTTAAAATGTGGTGCCCGTCAATGGAAAAAGAACGATGAAAAAATGCCCTCATAAAGCCAAGCATCTTTACAAAAGTTCCTGTGCGTCTGACAAAAAAGCCCCGCCAGCAGCGAAGCGGCAACATATTTTGTGCCAGTAAAATGGCGGAGACATGAGTCGCCTCGTACCTCGTTGCCTCATGAATACAGGGCGGTGCCGCGTCGTACCTCCTTGTCCCCGCACTCCAGGGCCAAGGTCTTTTTGACTTTTTGTCCTGATAAAAAAAAGCCCCCGAATCGGGGGCTTTTAAATAATAGAATAACTGCTTAAAAGCAGCTGACAGCGAATGATTATTCGCTTTTCGTTTTTCCTACGACGCCGTCGACAAACCAGTCCATGGACAGCATTTCGCCATCGGTCATGGCTTTGTCTGCAGGAACGCGAACGGTGCCGCTCTGATCTTTGATGGGGCCTTTGAAAATGGTGAAACTTCCATCTTCAATTTGTTTCTGAACAGCTGCCACTTTATCGGCAGCCCCTTCAGGAGCGAGTGCGGTAAAGGGAGCTAATTTTACCGTTTGGTCTTTCATGCCGCCCCAGAAACTGCTGGTTTTCCATGTTCCGTCCTGAACCGCTTTGACCTGATCGACCAGATACGGACCCCAGGCCCATACAGGAGAAGTCATGTTGGATTTGGGTGCCATTTTGCTCATGTCAGAGTTATATCCGATGGCCCAGACGCCACGTTCTTCAGCGGCCTGCTGCGGTCCGGCAGTATCCTGATGCTGTGCAATAACGTCGCAGCCTTCATCCAGCAGTGCTTCGGCGGCCGCTTTTTCCTTTGCGGGGTCGTACCAGGTATGGGTCCAGCGCACGATGACTTCTGCATCGGGTTTCACTGACTGAACACCCAGTGTAAAGGCATTGATGCCACGAATCACTTCAGGAATTTCAAAGGCTGCCACATAACCGATTTTATCTGTCTTGGTTTTCATGCCGGCAACGATACCGGAAAGGTAGCGGGGTTCATACATACGGCCGAAATAGTTGGCCATATTTTTTGTGGTTTTATAACCCGAACAATGCAGGAATTTCACATCAGGAAATTCATTGGAAAGCTCTTCCACGTAGTCCATGTAACCGAAGCTTGTTGCCGCGATGATGTTGCAGCCCTGATCAATCATACTGCGCATGATTTCTTTAACTTCAGGTCCTTCAGGAACGCTTTCTTTGTAAATGGTTTTGATGCCCAGTTCTTTTTCAACAAATTCACGGCCTTTATTATGTTCATAGGTCCAACCGCCATCGCCGATGGGTCCGATGAAAATGAAGCCCATGGTGACGGGTTTCTTTTCTGCTGCGGCTGGTTTTGCTGCTGATTCTGTTTTGGCAGCGGGTTCTTCCGCTTTTTTCTGCCCGCATCCCCATAGCCCGAGTGCTATGGCAAAAGTGCAGGTAAGGGTCAGTATTTTTTTCATAGGTGATTCCTTTCTTCTTTGGATAACATCCCGTTTGGGTACATCATATTCTATGGCCTTGTGATTCATGCAATGCTGTGCGGTGAGGAGACAGGAAATAGAGGGGGTTGTCAAGGTCGCGTGATTACTTCTCTTCGCGAAAATAGGGTTTACCTAATTCTGCCGGTCCGGCACTTCCGCGCGATTTGCGTACCGACGAAATAATCAGAATCGCAATGGTTACCAGATAGGGCAGCATATCGATAAGGTATTGCGAAATGGGTATGTCGTACTTTTGAAGTCGAAACCCAATGATATCAAGTCCGCCAAAGAGGTAGGCTCCCAGAAAGACCATCCACGGATTCCATTTGCAGAAAATAACCAGTGCAATAGCGATCCAGCCTCGTCCGGTGGTGATATTGTCCTGCCAGGCAGGGACGTCCACCAGTGAAAGATAGGCTCCGCCCAGTCCGGATAGCACGCCGCCGATAATCACATGTAGATACTGGTACAGCACAATGTTGATTCCTGCTGCGTCGGCCGCAGCCGTATTTTCTCCGACGGCCCGTAGAAATAGACCCCATCGCGTGTGATAAAGATACAATGAAACGATGATGACGGAAATAAATCCTACATATACCATGATATCATGCTGAAAGAATACGGGGCCGATAAATGGAATATCCGCTAATACAGGGACGGGCCGCACCTTGAAAAACACTTTCATGGTCTCCGGCAGCGCTTCGCCCACCAGTGATTTTCCTACAAAACTGGAAAAGCCCATTCCGAACATCGTCAATGCCAGTCCTGACACCACCTGATTGGCTCGCAGCGTAATGGTGAGAAGGGCAAAGATGAGTCCGCCGCACCCGCCGGCGGTCATGGCCATACAGATGGCCAAAAGAGAATTAGAGGTATGCAGTCCTACCTGGAACCCGATGACCGCCCCCATGAGCATCATCCCTTCCAGTCCCAGATTCAGCTTCCCGCTGCGTTCTACAAGAATTTCGCCCAGAACAGCAAAAAGAAGCGGGGTTCCGGCAACAATGGCGGCATTCAGAAAATCAGTCAGCATGGCGCACCTCCTTGGTTTCCTGTTTTTTCGGCTGTCGGATAATCAAGCGGTAACGAATGAAAAATTCACTGCCCAACACAAAGAACAAAATGATGGATTGTAAAATATCCGCGGCGGCCTGCGGAATCTCATAGGCCATCTGAATATAATCGGCTCCCTGAATCATGGCGGCAAAAAGAAAGCAGACAATGACCATGACGGGCGCGCTGAGACCGGACAGCCATGCGGTAATGATGGCGGTATAGCCGATGCCGCTGGATAATTCAACCGATAAGGTTTTGCTCACTGCCGACGCCTGCACGACGCCTGCCAATCCGGCCATAGTACCGCTGATCACCATGGTAAACATGATGACACGTCCTACATTCATTCCTGCATAGCGCGCGGTATTTTCGCTTTCTCCTACTACAGATATTTCATAGCCCTTCTTGGAGTGCTTCATGAATATGTACATGATGACCGCTGTGACCAGAGCAATGATCCATCCGCAGTGGACGCCCAGAACTTTAGGTAAAACGGCCGAAGGCGGGAAACTGGCAATTTTCGGAAACCCCATCGCCGCAGGATCACGCCATGGCCCGTATTGAAGGTAGGTAATAATTTTTAATGCCACGTAGTTGAGCATCAATGTGAAAATCGTCTCGTTCGTTTTAAACCTGGCGCGAAAAAAAGCAGGAATAAAGCCCCAGATGCCGCCTGCGATCATGCCGCATATCATCATGAGCGGAATCAGCAGCCACGAAGGAAGGGTTCCGAAATGCAGCGCACAGAAGGTTGCCGCAATGCCGCCGACCAGCAGTTGACCCTCTGCTCCGATATTCCAGAATTTCATTTTGAAGGCGACGGCGATGCCCAGAGAACACAAAAGCAGGGGTGTCGCCTCAATCACCGTTTCTTTGACGCGATAGGGCGATCCCAGTGCGCCTTCGATAATGGCCCAATAAACCGATAACGGATTATGCCCCATCAGTCTCATGAATGCAGATGTCACAAGGAGGGCTCCCAATACACCAATCATTCGGAATGCAAAGGACTGCCAGCCGGGACAGCGGGTTCTGGACTGCATTTGAATCATACCCATTCCTCCTGCGGAATACGTAGTGCACCCGACATTAATAATCCTAAATCTTCTTTCGTTGCTGTTTGAGGATCGACAATACCGGAGACGCGCCCTTCGCACAGCACCATGATGCGATCACTGAGTTCCAGCAATACATCCAGATCTTCCCCAAAATACAGAATGGCGACTTTTTTCTTTTTCTGAGCATTCAGCAGGTCGTAAATGACATGCGATGATCCTACATCCAGCCCGCGTGTGGCATAGGCCGTAACAAGGACATGAGGATCACTTTCTATTTCGCGTCCGAGCAGTACCTTCTGAATATTACCGCCCGATAGATTTTTAA
Coding sequences within:
- a CDS encoding FliA/WhiG family RNA polymerase sigma factor, with protein sequence MQDDKKKVTDSRDADDAVLWDAYWQNTDDGRTLTALLESHMPLVYHVLERVSISLPPHVAIEDLLQSATLGLYHAITRFDPKMGNRFASFAYPRIRGAILDELRQMDFLSRSTRSQLKKVEDTIREWAQEHGDSPDEDDIASELGMRPEYVSTLLSRSQPWLSLDSVIAGGDGDLTLQDVLADTVNRTPDQEAVTQDLIQQMRKAFMTLPAREQKILYLYYYEELRLSEIAVLYELTEARICQLHALAVAKLKVALKLD
- a CDS encoding N-acetyltransferase, whose translation is MSFQVQPMGITDVVFCREQAAREGWNPGLYDMEVFYKTDPDGWFKAVDDRGQIMGCISAVAYDETFGFIGFFVVLPMYRGGRVGIELGRRALEYLGDRIIGQDGVFAKVANYETWGFIYCYRNLRYEWQSDCGLFARSNIQTAAYDVSMQSAVLEYDRLLFPCSRAGFLTEWLAMKGALVRTAWIGSQLVGYGLRRPCVAGYKIGPLFSDTQDIAMSLFASLVDAVPACTPVYLDVPEKNASAIAMVGSLGMRQCFGTARMYKNGIPELDIPRIFGVTSFELG
- a CDS encoding ABC transporter permease, whose protein sequence is MIQMQSRTRCPGWQSFAFRMIGVLGALLVTSAFMRLMGHNPLSVYWAIIEGALGSPYRVKETVIEATPLLLCSLGIAVAFKMKFWNIGAEGQLLVGGIAATFCALHFGTLPSWLLIPLMMICGMIAGGIWGFIPAFFRARFKTNETIFTLMLNYVALKIITYLQYGPWRDPAAMGFPKIASFPPSAVLPKVLGVHCGWIIALVTAVIMYIFMKHSKKGYEISVVGESENTARYAGMNVGRVIMFTMVISGTMAGLAGVVQASAVSKTLSVELSSGIGYTAIITAWLSGLSAPVMVIVCFLFAAMIQGADYIQMAYEIPQAAADILQSIILFFVLGSEFFIRYRLIIRQPKKQETKEVRHAD
- a CDS encoding ABC transporter permease, with amino-acid sequence MLTDFLNAAIVAGTPLLFAVLGEILVERSGKLNLGLEGMMLMGAVIGFQVGLHTSNSLLAICMAMTAGGCGGLIFALLTITLRANQVVSGLALTMFGMGFSSFVGKSLVGEALPETMKVFFKVRPVPVLADIPFIGPVFFQHDIMVYVGFISVIIVSLYLYHTRWGLFLRAVGENTAAADAAGINIVLYQYLHVIIGGVLSGLGGAYLSLVDVPAWQDNITTGRGWIAIALVIFCKWNPWMVFLGAYLFGGLDIIGFRLQKYDIPISQYLIDMLPYLVTIAILIISSVRKSRGSAGPAELGKPYFREEK
- a CDS encoding BMP family ABC transporter substrate-binding protein; this encodes MKKILTLTCTFAIALGLWGCGQKKAEEPAAKTESAAKPAAAEKKPVTMGFIFIGPIGDGGWTYEHNKGREFVEKELGIKTIYKESVPEGPEVKEIMRSMIDQGCNIIAATSFGYMDYVEELSNEFPDVKFLHCSGYKTTKNMANYFGRMYEPRYLSGIVAGMKTKTDKIGYVAAFEIPEVIRGINAFTLGVQSVKPDAEVIVRWTHTWYDPAKEKAAAEALLDEGCDVIAQHQDTAGPQQAAEERGVWAIGYNSDMSKMAPKSNMTSPVWAWGPYLVDQVKAVQDGTWKTSSFWGGMKDQTVKLAPFTALAPEGAADKVAAVQKQIEDGSFTIFKGPIKDQSGTVRVPADKAMTDGEMLSMDWFVDGVVGKTKSE
- the surE gene encoding 5'/3'-nucleotidase SurE, which encodes MNILISNDDGIYSPGIETLYQAASKFGQVFVVAPDSERSATGHGITISDPIKAKPVKLPLFSGYATSGTPADCVKLACGGLLDIRPDLVLSGINLGANTGVSVAYSGTVSAAAEAAIQGIPGIAFSLCTFANPLWKTAGSIVEEFITRYLKTKNDWPTNTLINVNIPNTTKIKGFKTVPIARSRFEQLFHKRKDPRGNTYFWMDGKIQSLDSREENDLWAVDNGYVSVSPVAFAATRSELLPSLKNMFTK